The nucleotide sequence GGATTACACCGAAAAACTACGAGCAAATACGCAGTATGGATTATTACAGCATCTTGCAGCCACAAAACCAGCCCACGCTTGGAAAATGGCTTCAGGCGCATACCACGGAAACCATTCTGCTCAGCATTCGCGACGAAGGCATGAACAGCCTTTCAGAAGAAACAAAAGCATACCTGAAAAGCATCGGCGCATCGCCCGACAGTTTGAAGTTCAGACAGGGCTACACGCTTATCATCAGACAGGGGAAATTAGCTGCCGAAAAATTCGAGCAAAACGACTCTGCTGCTGTCAACCTTCAAACCGGCGCATACCATGTAGCTCTGCGTTCGTGCGGCAACAACAGCGGAAACTGGTCGGTGATTAAAGTAAACGGCACCGAACACTCGCTCAATGCCCGCGGATTTAATGCGGTGGTTGTGGATGAAAAAGGTAAAGTCATTCAGTCAACCCGTTTCGATACGCATGCCTATGATGCGCAGGAGCAAAAAGTATTTGCAGTTACACGAAACGTGAATCAGAAACGGAAATAAACAAACGTATTGTAATTTACCGAAGCACTGTAACTCAGCGAAAGCACAAACAAAACCGCGCTGATCAGTGCAAGTGAAATATGTCCGGCCGAAGAGGGATAACCTGTAAACACCGTATCCTGCACACGTTTTGTAAACGGCGTGCAGGCAAAAAACGAAAAGCAAACTGCAGCTGCAAAAGGCAGCCAGAATTCGGTGCGGGGCCAGTGTGAAAGAGTGGCCGAATTAAACCCGAACAAGGCCTGCTGAAACTGAAGCATTTTATCCAAGTCCTGAATAAAGAATAACGACATGGAATAAGACACGGCTGCAATTGTAAACACAACTCCCAAAACACGCGGCATCCGAAATTTCACCACACGCTCACCAATAATCAGCAAGCCGTGAAATACGCCCCAGAGCAGGAAATTCCAGTGCGCACCATGCCACAATCCGCTTACCAGAAACACAATTCCCAGATTCCGGTAGGTAATCCATTTTCCTCCACGGCTTCCGCCCAGCGGGATATAGAGGTAATTACGCATCCAGGCCGTGAGCGTCATGTGCCAGCGTTTCCAAAACTCCGTAATATTTGGCGAAAGCAGCGGGTTATTGAAGTTTTCAGGTAACCTGAATCCGAAAATCCGCCCCAGCCCCAGCGCAATATCCGTATAACCCGAAAAATCAAAATACATTCTGAAAAAGCAGGCCAGCAGCGCCAGCCAGGCACTTCCCGCACCAAGCGTATGAAAATCAATCCCGGTAAGTGTGTAGTCGGTATAATACAACGCCAGCTGATCAGCAATAAGCACTTTTTTCCCCAGACCAATGCAAAGCCTGTAAAATCCGCCAAGTCTGTTTTCGAGTGTTTCCTGCGCACTTCTTTCCTGAAGCTGCGAAGCTATTTCGCCGTATCGGATAATAGGCCCGGCAAGTAGTTTGGGGAAAAGCAGAATGTAAAGCAGATAATCACCGAAACGGTTCAGCGGCTGTTGTTCGCGCCGGTAAACATCAAGCAGATAGGTAATTGTTTCGAACGTATAAAACGAAATTCCGAGTGGTAATGCAACAAGCAGCAACGCTTCATCCTGTGCAGTAACTGTGCCGCCAAAAAGCGATACAAAAAACAGCCGGTATTTAAACCAGCCCAGCAGCGAAAGATTCATGCACAGGGAAACAGCCAGCACAACTTTTCGCCGCACGCCTTCCTGCCGTGCCATGATGCGTACCAGCACAAAATCGAAAAATGTAGTGGCTACCAGTACAAAAACAAAAACCGGCTCACACCAGGCATAAAAAAACAAACTGGCAGCAAGCAAAAGCGCATTTTTAAACTTGCGGTCAGCAATGCCGTATAGCAGCAGAAACAGCGGCAGAAAGACGGTAAGAAAAAGCGCCTTGTGAAAATCCATGCTACTTCTTTTTCTTTTGTTCGTCAATCATAAACCGCGCATCAAGATAAAGCATTGAATCGGCTGCAATACCTTTCTGCTTTGCTTTCTCCGCTACTGTAGCATACCAGTCGGGGTTGCCTCTGATGGCCATCATCATCTTCGCCACATCGGGCGGAATAGTTTTTGCAAAAGCAGGCGAAAGTCCTTTCGGTTTTTCTTTTTCAGCAATTTGCGGAAGCGCGGGTGCGGCCTGCAGCTGTGCATACACCTGCTCAATAAATCCCCAGCCGAATTCATCAAGGTTGGCATCCGTACAATAAATCACCACCACGTCATGTGCCAGCGCCTGCCTGAGTGCATCTGCCTCAATCACCTTTCGCTGTGCACCACCAAACGGATGCCAGTCGCGGTTGTAATAAAAGAAATCAGTCTGGCTGTACACCGTACCATTGAAACGGCCCGGATCATGTGTCCAGAAATAACTGTCGCCAATAGCAAGCAGCGAAGGCTTTTCGGTGCTTTTTGCCTCCTCAAAA is from Bacteroidota bacterium and encodes:
- a CDS encoding MBOAT family protein gives rise to the protein MDFHKALFLTVFLPLFLLLYGIADRKFKNALLLAASLFFYAWCEPVFVFVLVATTFFDFVLVRIMARQEGVRRKVVLAVSLCMNLSLLGWFKYRLFFVSLFGGTVTAQDEALLLVALPLGISFYTFETITYLLDVYRREQQPLNRFGDYLLYILLFPKLLAGPIIRYGEIASQLQERSAQETLENRLGGFYRLCIGLGKKVLIADQLALYYTDYTLTGIDFHTLGAGSAWLALLACFFRMYFDFSGYTDIALGLGRIFGFRLPENFNNPLLSPNITEFWKRWHMTLTAWMRNYLYIPLGGSRGGKWITYRNLGIVFLVSGLWHGAHWNFLLWGVFHGLLIIGERVVKFRMPRVLGVVFTIAAVSYSMSLFFIQDLDKMLQFQQALFGFNSATLSHWPRTEFWLPFAAAVCFSFFACTPFTKRVQDTVFTGYPSSAGHISLALISAVLFVLSLSYSASVNYNTFVYFRF